One Bacteroidetes bacterium GWF2_43_63 genomic region harbors:
- a CDS encoding diaminopimelate decarboxylase, whose product MSNKQKYERPLIRKLVTGMPNKFGMRTEYQPLTHIDGARIDELVRDFGSPLFVLSEATIRRNFRDANIAFSTRYPKVQFAWSYKTNYLQSVCNIFHQEGSWAEVVSRFEYDRALKLMKDPAKIIFNGPDKTRSDIELLIENSSMIHIDHAEEMYMLIQVAGEMKKKPRVAIRVNMDTGIYPMWDRFGFNYENGQAMDAINKLISSGVVDFCGLHCHIGTFMLSPDAYSKAVVKLCDLAVKTRQKYNINIQYIDLGGGFPSKNTLKGSYLPGSDMNPSIETFAEAITSTLLAQPFKPEELPLLILETGRALVDDAGFCISSVIANKRLSDGRRATIIDAGVNILFTSFWYEHKISPAQPFGNYSEDTVIYGPLCMNIDVIRENITLPPLSAGDKIVIHHVGAYNMTQWMQFITMRPNVVLVDTMGKAHLIRRQETNEDISAMEILPNHLSTSEK is encoded by the coding sequence ATGAGCAATAAACAAAAATACGAAAGACCTCTGATCCGCAAACTGGTTACCGGAATGCCGAATAAATTCGGAATGAGGACAGAATATCAGCCGCTGACGCATATTGATGGTGCCCGGATCGATGAATTGGTCCGCGATTTCGGCTCTCCATTGTTTGTGCTGAGTGAAGCAACCATTCGCCGAAATTTCCGCGATGCCAATATTGCTTTCAGCACCCGCTATCCGAAAGTTCAGTTTGCATGGTCCTACAAAACAAATTATCTGCAGTCGGTTTGCAATATATTCCATCAGGAAGGGTCGTGGGCTGAGGTTGTCAGCCGCTTTGAGTACGACCGGGCTTTGAAATTAATGAAGGATCCGGCAAAAATAATTTTCAACGGTCCTGACAAAACGCGCTCCGACATTGAATTATTGATCGAAAACAGCTCGATGATTCACATCGATCATGCCGAAGAAATGTATATGCTGATTCAGGTGGCTGGCGAAATGAAAAAGAAACCACGGGTTGCCATTCGCGTGAATATGGATACCGGAATATATCCAATGTGGGATCGTTTTGGTTTCAATTACGAGAATGGGCAGGCCATGGATGCCATCAACAAGCTGATTTCGTCGGGGGTGGTCGATTTTTGCGGATTGCATTGCCACATTGGAACATTCATGCTAAGTCCTGATGCGTATTCCAAAGCTGTTGTAAAATTATGCGACCTCGCAGTAAAAACCAGACAGAAATACAACATCAACATTCAGTATATTGATCTGGGTGGCGGATTTCCCTCAAAAAACACGCTGAAAGGAAGCTATTTGCCAGGCAGCGACATGAATCCTTCCATCGAGACTTTTGCCGAAGCCATCACAAGCACATTGCTTGCGCAACCTTTCAAGCCCGAAGAGCTGCCTCTGCTGATTCTTGAGACCGGCCGCGCTTTGGTTGATGATGCCGGATTCTGCATCAGTTCTGTTATTGCAAACAAGCGACTGAGTGACGGACGCCGCGCTACAATCATTGATGCCGGAGTGAATATTCTTTTCACTTCGTTCTGGTACGAGCACAAAATAAGTCCTGCTCAGCCATTCGGCAATTATTCCGAAGACACGGTAATTTATGGTCCTCTATGTATGAACATTGATGTGATCCGCGAAAACATTACGCTGCCTCCGTTGAGCGCCGGTGACAAAATTGTCATTCACCATGTTGGTGCATACAACATGACTCAGTGGATGCAATTCATCACCATGCGTCCAAATGTTGTGCTGGTCGATACCATGGGAAAAGCGCATCTGATCAGGCGTCAGGAAACAAATGAAGATATTTCCGCCATGGAAATTCTTCCCAATCATTTGTCAACATCAGAAAAATAA
- a CDS encoding aminotransferase — MGKTIIEKEIADSIKSKLGIKSAGQASIREVKKLVDEIESASSVKFVRMEMGVPGLPPAQAGIEAEIEALKSGVAALYPDIMGVKALKNEISLFVKNFLDVNVSPEGCVPTVGSMQGGFASFMMLNRIKADRDTILFIDPGFPVHKQQVKVLGNKFASFDVYNFRGEKLREKLESMLSAGNIHSMLYSNPNNPSWICFTDSELKIIAEVAAKYDVVVVEDLAYFAMDFRKDYSKPGQPPFQPTIANYYDKYILMISSSKAFSYAGQRIGMMVISDKLFTTKYPDLKRFYAREEFGHAMIFGTLYALSSGAAHTTQYGLLGILKAANNGSYNFREDVMEYGRKAGIMKKMFTDNGFKIVYDMDENNPVADGFYFTVSYPGLTGDQLLDEFLYYGISAIALSTTGSERTEGIRACVSLVHRDQFPALEERLKLFRENHA, encoded by the coding sequence ATGGGCAAAACCATTATTGAAAAAGAAATTGCTGACAGCATCAAGTCGAAACTCGGCATAAAATCGGCCGGACAGGCCTCTATTCGTGAAGTCAAAAAGCTGGTAGATGAGATCGAATCTGCTAGCAGCGTAAAATTCGTCCGTATGGAAATGGGCGTACCTGGCTTGCCACCTGCTCAGGCGGGTATCGAAGCTGAAATCGAAGCGCTGAAAAGTGGCGTTGCGGCTTTGTATCCCGACATTATGGGTGTGAAGGCACTGAAGAATGAAATCTCACTTTTTGTGAAGAATTTCCTTGACGTGAATGTAAGTCCCGAAGGATGCGTACCTACGGTAGGCTCGATGCAGGGCGGTTTTGCGTCGTTTATGATGTTGAATAGAATCAAAGCCGATCGCGACACTATTCTGTTCATCGATCCGGGTTTTCCGGTACACAAGCAGCAGGTGAAAGTGCTTGGAAATAAATTCGCAAGCTTCGATGTATATAATTTCCGTGGCGAAAAGCTGCGCGAAAAGCTCGAAAGCATGCTGTCTGCCGGCAATATTCACAGTATGCTTTATAGCAATCCGAACAATCCCTCCTGGATTTGTTTCACGGATTCTGAGCTGAAAATTATTGCAGAAGTAGCCGCCAAATACGACGTGGTTGTTGTTGAAGACCTGGCCTATTTCGCCATGGATTTCCGCAAGGATTATTCAAAGCCAGGCCAGCCGCCATTTCAACCGACCATTGCCAATTATTACGACAAGTACATTCTGATGATAAGCAGCTCGAAGGCATTTAGCTATGCGGGCCAGCGCATCGGTATGATGGTGATTTCAGACAAGCTTTTCACCACGAAATATCCTGACCTGAAACGTTTTTATGCACGCGAAGAATTTGGTCACGCCATGATTTTCGGCACCTTATACGCGCTCAGCAGTGGTGCAGCACATACCACCCAATACGGACTGCTCGGAATTCTGAAAGCAGCCAACAACGGATCGTATAATTTTCGTGAAGATGTGATGGAATACGGTCGCAAGGCCGGCATTATGAAAAAAATGTTTACCGACAACGGTTTTAAAATCGTTTACGACATGGATGAAAACAATCCGGTCGCTGATGGATTCTACTTCACCGTAAGTTATCCGGGCCTGACGGGCGATCAACTGCTTGATGAATTTCTGTACTATGGTATCAGCGCAATCGCGCTCAGCACCACAGGCAGCGAACGTACCGAAGGAATCCGTGCCTGTGTTTCGCTCGTGCATCGCGATCAATTCCCCGCACTGGAAGAGCGATTGAAGTTGTTCCGGGAAAACCACGCCTAG
- a CDS encoding biotin carboxylase: MKKRKLTIAVSGLNAIDSPGPGLAVARGLLESGKIEAKMIGLAYESMEPGIFMHDIFHKTYQIPYPSAGTDMLKKRLLEIHEKEKIDLIIPNFDAELFSYIKLERELLEKGIHTFVPESDSFEERQKWNLPEFGKKHRLKVPRSKELMVFSDFYPASVDFGFPLVVKGKYYDAIVAYNAEQAQSAFNRISAKWGLPIIVQEFIHGQEFNVTGLGDGNGNAISIVPMRKLYITDKGKAWSGISIGDENIIKLTKKFIKSTRWRGGFELELMKNEKGEFFILEINPRLPAWVYLAVGCGQNIPEALALMAMGEKVEPFKNYDVGKMFVRYSWDMIVNLEEFQKISTFGEL, encoded by the coding sequence ATGAAAAAGCGTAAGCTGACAATAGCTGTAAGTGGATTGAATGCCATCGACAGTCCCGGCCCCGGGCTCGCTGTTGCACGTGGGCTTCTTGAGTCCGGCAAAATTGAAGCAAAGATGATTGGATTGGCGTATGAATCGATGGAGCCAGGCATTTTTATGCACGACATTTTTCACAAAACCTATCAGATTCCATATCCTTCGGCCGGAACGGACATGCTGAAGAAGCGCCTGCTGGAGATTCACGAAAAAGAAAAAATTGATCTGATCATTCCAAATTTTGATGCCGAGCTTTTTTCTTATATCAAACTTGAAAGGGAATTGCTTGAAAAAGGCATTCACACTTTTGTTCCCGAAAGCGACTCCTTTGAGGAACGACAGAAATGGAATTTACCTGAATTCGGGAAAAAGCATCGTCTGAAAGTCCCTCGCAGCAAAGAGCTCATGGTGTTTTCTGATTTTTATCCGGCTTCGGTCGATTTCGGATTTCCACTGGTTGTGAAAGGTAAATATTACGATGCCATTGTTGCATACAATGCCGAACAGGCACAGAGCGCCTTTAACCGCATCAGCGCGAAATGGGGACTGCCCATTATAGTGCAGGAATTTATTCACGGGCAGGAATTCAATGTAACAGGCCTGGGCGATGGAAATGGTAACGCCATCTCAATTGTGCCGATGCGCAAATTGTATATCACCGACAAAGGCAAGGCCTGGTCAGGGATTAGCATCGGCGATGAGAACATTATTAAGTTGACAAAAAAGTTCATAAAATCTACCCGCTGGCGGGGAGGTTTTGAGCTTGAACTGATGAAAAATGAAAAGGGCGAATTCTTCATTCTCGAAATCAATCCGCGACTTCCGGCATGGGTGTATCTGGCTGTTGGCTGCGGACAAAACATCCCTGAAGCGCTGGCCCTGATGGCCATGGGCGAAAAGGTTGAACCATTCAAAAATTACGATGTCGGAAAAATGTTTGTCCGCTATTCGTGGGATATGATCGTAAATCTTGAAGAATTTCAGAAAATAAGCACTTTCGGTGAATTATAA